Proteins encoded in a region of the Suncus etruscus isolate mSunEtr1 chromosome 1, mSunEtr1.pri.cur, whole genome shotgun sequence genome:
- the IMP3 gene encoding U3 small nucleolar ribonucleoprotein protein IMP3, with amino-acid sequence MVRKLKFHEQKLLKRVDFLNWEATDHNLHELRVLRRYRLQRREDYTRYNQLSRAVRDLARRLRDLPERDPFRARATAALLAKLYALGLVPTRGSLELCDRVTASAFCRRRLPCVLLRLRMAQHLAAAVAFVEQGHVRVGPDVVTDPAFLVSRAMEDFVTWVDASKIRRHVLDYNEARDDFDLDA; translated from the coding sequence ATGGTGCGGAAGCTCAAGTTCCACGAGCAGAAGCTGCTGAAGCGCGTGGACTTCCTCAACTGGGAGGCGACCGACCACAACCTGCACGAGCTGCGCGTGCTGCGGCGCTACCGGCTGCAGCGGCGCGAGGACTACACGCGCTACAACCAGCTGAGCCGCGCCGTGCGCGACCTGGCGCGGCGCCTGCGCGACCTGCCCGAGCGCGACCCGTTCCGCGCGCGCGCCACGGCCGCGCTGCTCGCCAAGCTCTACGCGCTCGGCCTGGTGCCCACGCGCGGCTCGCTCGAGCTCTGCGATCGCGTCACCGCCTCCGCCTTCTGCCGCCGCCGCCTGCCCTGCGTGCTGCTGCGCCTGCGCATGGCGCAGCACCTGGCGGCCGCCGTGGCCTTCGTGGAGCAGGGCCACGTGCGCGTGGGCCCCGACGTGGTCACCGACCCCGCCTTCCTCGTCTCGCGCGCCATGGAGGACTTCGTCACCTGGGTGGACGCCTCCAAGATCCGCCGCCACGTGCTCGACTACAACGAGGCGCGCGACGACTTCGACCTGGACGCCTAG
- the SNUPN gene encoding snurportin-1: protein MEELSQALAGSFSVSQDLNSTAAPHPRLSQYKSKHSSLEQSERRRRLLELQKSKRLDYVNHARRLAEDDWTGMDSEEEDKKDDEEMDIDVGKKLPKRYANQLMLSEWLIDVPTDLRQEWIVVVCPVGKRSLIVASRGSTSAYTKSGYCVNRFPSLLPGGNRRNATTAKDYTILDCIYSEVSQTYYVLDVMCWRGHPFYDCQTDFRFYWMHSKLPEEEELGQKTKLNPFKFVGLQNFPCTPESLCTVMTMDFPFEVDGLLFYHRQTHYSPGSTPLVGWLRPYMVSDILGVAVPAGPLTAKPDYASHQLQQIIEHKKSQKEGVKDKAAHQASENGHYELEYLSTPQQPQSPAHTGSGMES from the exons ATGGAAGAGCTGAGTCAAGCCCTGGCTGGTAGTTTTTCTGTGTCTCAAGATCTGAACAGCACAGCGGCCCCCCACCCACGCCTATCCCAGTACAAGTCCAAGCACAGTTCTCTGGAACAGAGCGAACGTCGCCGCAGATTACTGGAACTACAGAAGTC caagcgCCTGGATTATGTGAACCATGCTAGAAGACTGGCTGAAGATGACTGGACAGGGATGGACAGTGAGGAGGAAGATAAAAAAGATGACGAAGAAATGGATATTGATGTGGGCAAGAAGTTACCAAAGCGCTATGCTAATCAG TTGATGCTCTCCGAGTGGCTAATTGATGTGCCCACAGACTTGAGGCAGGAATGGATTGTGGTCGTGTGCCCTGTGGGAAAGAGATCCCTGATTGTGGCCTCCCGG GGGTCAACCAGTGCATATACCAAGAGCGGCTACTGCGTCAATAGgttcccctcccttcttccaggaggcaACAGGAGAAATGCAACAACAGCGAAAG ATTACACCATACTGGACTGCATCTACAGTGAGGTGAGCCAAACCTACTACGTTCTAGATGTGATGTGCTGGCGGGGACACCCCTTCTACGACTGCCAG ACTGATTTTCGATTCTACTGGATGCATTCAAAGTTaccagaagaagaagaactgGGACAAAAAACCAAACTCAATCCT TTTAAGTTTGTGGGGCTACAGAACTTCCCTTGTACCCCTGAAAGCCTGTGTACGGTGATGACCATGGATTTTCCTTTTGAG GTGGATGGCCTGCTCTTCTACCACCGGCAGACCCACTACAGCCCCGGGAGCACCCCTCTGGTGGGCTGGCTGCGCCCGTACATGGTATCAGATATCCTCGGTGTGGCTGTGCCAGCTGGCCCACTGACTGCCAAGCCTGATTATGCGAGCCATCAGCTCCAGCAAATCATCGAGCACAAGAAGAGCCAGAAGGAGGGCGTGAAGGATAAGGCCGCACACCAGGCTTCTGAGAATGGCCATTACGAACTGGAGTACCTGTCCACCCCGCAGCAGCCCCAGAGCCCAGCCCACACAGGCAGTGGCATGGAGAGCTAA